The Solanum lycopersicum chromosome 6, SLM_r2.1 genome has a window encoding:
- the NACMTF3 gene encoding NAC domain-containing protein NACMTF3, translated as MTVTPVGNQVVEVPPLNTLPIGYRFRPTDEELINHYLCLKINGCHDQVGVIREIDICKFEPWDLPDLSVVESNDNEWFYFCPIDRKYQNGQRLNRATERGYWKATGKDRNIATRKGAKIGMKKTLVYYNGRAPEGKRTNWVIHEYRATDKSLDGSRPGQGAFVLCRLFKKNELKQAENVESSHFDEVEHLVSSPAVGISPTDDGLSAVALSPIMESESNKSNPPKTSGCKTHDTRLSIDSCGNSCTAGDGEDLMVDITSGQPDLQIEELLGLFRDPSPEPIDWSPLHSQSQVEFGSSISHGTMSNEINCDQKDVQCQNVINDLNTNEFLNSILVSSDEFSYEDSEKELRSMWFASNSINTITTAPVTDSGTCSVLKSQVTQEPVRRDIFEPELLLGNCGETALMREVNSVATSVDEVFATPYFRNDHSMGNVGTDSAFGITLRTRRTQNQPDNSQPGSGMQGTTVRRIRYQVKLQTGRVERRMPTDSDQGGANHEGLSAVSESEKFSNEDSSSLSAAISSDVTQDTMCKELKGDRQMAEDLRSANVKDTNALKRAALSSFSLSFYISKVFAVASLLIVFLGVCGFFKLRQSASKL; from the exons TGGAAGTTCCACCGTTGAATACTTTACCCATTGGATATCGTTTTCGTCCTACGGATGAGGAGCTTATCAATCATTATTTGTGCTTGAAGATCAATGGTTGTCATGATCAAGTGGGTGTTATTCGTGAAATTGATATCTGCAAATTCGAGCCCTGGGATTTGCCTG ATTTGTCTGTTGTAGAGTCAAATGACAACGAGTGGTTCTACTTCTGCCCGATAGACAGGAAGTACCAAAATGGGCAGCGATTGAACCGAGCAACAGAACGAGGATACTGGAAAGCTACTGGTAAAGATAGAAACATAGCTACTAGAAAGGGGGCAAAGATTGGGATGAAGAAGACTTTGGTGTACTACAATGGGCGAGCTCCTGAAGGGAAGAGGACCAATTGGGTGATCCATGAATATCGTGCAACTGACAAGTCATTGGATGGTTCACGCCCTGGACAG GGAGCCTTTGTGCTTTGTCGTCTCTTTAAGAAGAATGAATTGAAGCAAGCTGAAAATGTCGAAAGTTCACATTTTGATGAAGTTGAACATCTTGTTTCTTCTCCTGCTGTTGGAATATCACCAACCGATGATGGATTATCAGCAGTGGCTCTATCTCCAATCATGGAAAGTGAGAGTAATAAAAGTAACCCACCAAAAACCTCTGGATGCAAAACTCATGACACAAGATTATCTATTGATAGTTGTGGTAATAGTTGCACTGCTGGTGATGGTGAAGATTTGATGGTGGACATAACATCAGGACAA CCAGATCTCCAGATAGAGGAATTGTTGGGACTCTTTCGCGACCCTTCACCAGAGCCTATTGATTGGTCTCCGTTGCATTCACAGTCGCAGGTGGAGTTTGGATCTTCTATCTCACATGGTACCATGAGCAATGAGATAAACTGTGATCAAAAGGATGTCCAGTGTCAGAATGTAATAAATGATCTCAATACGAATGAGTTTCTAAATTCAATTCTTGTCAGCTCTGATGAGTTTTCATATGAAGATTCTGAAAAGGAATTGAGGTCAATGTGGTTTGCCTCGAACAGTATTAACACTATAACAACGGCACCAGTTACGGATTCTGGAACTTGTAGTGTGTTGAAGTCACAAGTCACACAAGAGCCA GTTAGGAGAGATATATTTGAACCTGAGCTGCTGTTGGGAAATTGTGGAGAGACTGCATTAATGAGAGAGGTTAATTCTGTTGCAACCTCAGTGGACGAGGTGTTTGCAACACCTTATTTTCGCAATGATCACTCAATGGGGAATGTAGGCACTGATTCTGCTTTTGGAATAACACTAAGGACTCGGCGGACGCAGAATCAACCTGACAACAGCCAGCCCGGATCTGGAATGCAAGGAACTACTGTTAGAAGAATACGTTACCAAGTGAAACTTCAAACCGGAAGAGTAGAGCGTCGCATGCCGACTGATTCTGATCAGGGTGGAGCAAATCATGAAGGACTGTCAGCTGTATCTGAG AGTGAAAAGTTCTCCAATGAAGATAGTTCTTCTTTGAGTGCTGCTATCTCCAGTGATGTGACACAAGATACCATGTGCAAAGAATTAAAAGGGGATCGTCAAATGGCTGAAGACTTGAGGAGTGCAAATGTGAAAGATACAAATGCTTTAAAGAGAGCAGCATTGTCTTCGTTTTCATTAAGTTTCTACATATCCAAGGTGTTCGCTGTTGCAAGTTTACTCATAGTCTTCTTAGGTGTTTGTGGATTCTTTAAGCTGAGACAGTCTGCATCCAAATTGTAG